CGAACGCGCCGCCCTCCGCGTGGGATCCGGGCCCACCGGCCGGGATCCCGGCACCCGCCCCGAGGTACGCCCGAAGGGGCGCGGGGTAGTGCCGATCGGGCAGGTTACCGCCGCCCGGGCGCTCGTCCGGCGATCCGACCGAGCGCAGCTCCGTGCCGGCATAGCGCCGGTCGCCGGAGAGAGAACCTGTGCTGACCTCGGTGTAGCCCACCGTCCGCGTGCCGAGCACGGCTGCCGGACCTGTCTGGGCCGGCCCCGCCTCGGCGGCGAGGACCGGTGTGGTCCTCGGGATCAGCTCGTACCCCCGCTGCGCCGCCGGGTCACCCCCGAACGCCGCCCGCGTGACCGAGCCCAGCGCCGCGGTGACCGGCTGCGCCGCGGTGAGCAGCACGCCGGTGACCGGACGCAGGACCCTGTCCAGCGGGGCGACCACCGGGTCGACCGCTCGGGTCAGCGGAGTGAGAAGGCCCGTCGGCCCAGCCAGCGCACCGGTTAGCCCCAGTGGCGTGGTCAGGCCGCGGACCGCACCGGTCAGAGCGCCATCGCTGGCACCCGCCCGGTCCCGCGCGTTGCTCGGCGCAGCGGCGGGCGCCTTGGCACCCGCCGGCTCGCCGGCCGCCCCGCGGGCGGAGCTGTCCCGGTCGCCGCCCGGCCGGTTGGCCGGCTGCGAGGTGACCGGGACGGAGGACGCGGCAGTGGCGCTGGGCAGCACAACCGTGCTCGCCCGCCCCACGTGTACGAGATCGGTCGCGACCAGCGCGGTGTCCAGCGTCTCCGCGATGGGCGAAAGCGCTGAGGACCCGGCAGGGCCGGCGACCAGCGAGACCACCGAAAGATCGGCGGGCGCGTCCTCGGTGGGCAGGGCGGCCTCCGCGGCGTGTGCCGAGGCAGCGGACAGGAGCCAGGCCGCTCCCGCCAGACCGCCGACGGCCAGCACGCGCAGGCCGAGGCGGACATGCGCCGGTCGCGTCGCCGTGCGCTGAGTGCGCTCGACTCCCGACCTTGTCATGTCCCGCCTTTCCCCTGCGTTACTTCGTTCGTGGCGGCGATCCGATCTATTCGGACCGGTTTGACCGCCGCTCGTAATTGGTAACGATACGGGCGCGCTCGGGTCACGCGACGTATTTGGGGAAAGTGTTTTGGCTTTAACGCATCCGGGCGACGATGCCGGTGTCGTAGTCACCCGAAATGAACTCGTCGTTGTCCAGCAGCTCGGCGAAGAACGGCAGGTTGCACTTCGGCCCGGCGATCTCGAATCCGGCGACGGCGGCGCGGGCCCGCTCGATGGCGGATGCCCGGTCGCCGGCGTACACGATCAGCTTGGCCATCAGCGAGTCGTAGAACGGCGTCACCGTCGTGCCGGCCGCGTAGCCGGAGTCGACGCGTACCCCTTCGCCGCTCGGCTCGTTCCACGCGGTGATCGCGCCCGGGCCGGGCAGGAAGCGCTTGGGGTCTTCGGCGTTGACCCGCAGCTCGATCGCGTGCCCGCGCGGTGCCAGCGCGTCCGGATCGAACGCCGGCGGCAGGCCGGCCGCCACGCGCAGCTGCTCCTCGACGAGGTCGAGCCCGTAGACGAGCTCGGTGACAGGGTGCTCGACCTGGAGCCGGGTATTCATCTCCAGGAAGAAGAAGTCGCCGCTGCCCGGGTCGAAGAGGCACTCGACGGTGCCGGCGTTGCGGTAACCGACCGCCTCGCCGGCCCGCACCGCGGCGGCCAGGAGCCGCTCGCGCAGCTCCGGCGTGACCGCCGGGGACGGCGACTCCTCCAGGAGCTTCTGGTTGCGGCGCTGCACCGAGCACTCCCGCTCGCCGAGCGCCACCACGCGACCGTCGGCCAGGCCGAGGATCTGCACCTCGATGTGGCGCACACGCGGGAAGTACCGCTCGATGAGCACCGAGCCGTCGCCGAACATCCGCTCCGCGAAGCTCCGCACCTTCTGGTACTCCGTGTGCAGCGCCGCCTCGTCGACCGCCACGCCCATGCCCATGCCGCCGCCACCCGCGGCCGCCTTGACCATCACCGGGTAGCCGATCGAGGCGGCCGCCTCGACGGCTGCCTCGACCGTGGCTGCCGGGTCAGTGGTGCCGGGCGCGACCGGCACGCCCGCCGCGGCCATCAGGTTGCGGGCATTGATCTTGTCGCCCATCGCGGTGATCGCATCCGGGCCCGGACCGACCCAGAGCAGGCCGTTGGTCTCGACCGCCCGCGCGAAGTCCGCGTTTTCCGAGAGGAAGCCGTAGCCGGGGTGCACCGCCTGCGCGCCGGTCGCCTTGGCCGCGGCCAGGATCGCCTCGCCGTTGCGATAGCTCAACGCCGGGTTGGCCGGGCCGATGTTGATCGCCTCGTCGGCCTCCGCCACGAAGGGCAGGGCCGCGTCGGCCTCGGAGTGCACGGCAATCGCGCGCACGCCGAGACGCTTGGCGGTGCGGATCACCCGGCGCGCGATCTCGCCCCGGTTGGCGACGAGGAGGGACTCGATCATCAAGGTCCGACCAGCGCCGCCAGCGTCGCCTCACGCAGCAGCGCCGCACGGCGCTCCCGCTCGACCTCGCCGCCGAGGAACGGCGTCGAGTTCATCAGGCCGAACGCGGCGTGCGCCAGCACCCGGGCCTCGCCGGCGACGAGCTCGGGGCGCAGGTTGGTCAGGACGTTGACCCACTCCTCGACATACAGCCGCTGGAGCCGGCGGATCTGCCGCCGCGGCTCCTCGGGCAGCCGGTCGAGCTCGTGCAGGTGCAACGCGATCACCGCCGGATTGGCGAGCGCGAACTCGACGTGGAAGTCGATCAACGACTCCAGCGCGGCGCGAGCGTCGTCGGGGTGGGTCGCCACGCGGGCGCGACCGCCCTCCAGGAGGCCTTCGCTGACCGGGATCAAGGCCGCGACGAGCATCGCTTCCTTGCCCGCGAAGTGATGGTAGAGCGCCGGACCCGTCACTCCCGCGGCCGAGCCGATGTCGTCCATCGACACGCCGTGGTAACCACGGGCCGCGAAAAGGCCTACAGCGATCTCGATTATCTCGTCGCGCCGGGTCCGCCTACGGGCCGGCACCGACGACGTCTGCTGCTCCACCGTCACGGGGTCAGCGTAACCAAATGTCAACACACGCATATCATGCGATCGGCGCCCTCTCCCTACCAGCGTCGAGACATCAGACTCGCCAGAGTGGCGCCGGCCGCGGCCGCCGACACCCGTCCACTGAGGACAGCCGACCCGGGTTTACGGGGTACCGGCCCAGCTCAACGACGCTGGAGGCAACCGTGGCCCGCGCGAAGGCCCGCCATGCGGCGGCGACTTGTGGACCGCCGGGATCGGCGCGAAAACCCCACGACGTCGAAGACCGAAAGATTGCCTCTATCTGCACCATAACTGTGCCGGCTGCAGTCCACTGGTGGGCGTTGTCACGCTACGGAGTCGGTCGAAACGAGTGAGGCGGTAATCACACGTCCGCGGAACCGCCGCTTCCCGCCACGCCTCTTTCCCGGCATGACGAATCCTCCGGGGCTGATGTACCGGCGCACAGTCCTTCAGCTCGCCGGGCTCGCCGGCGCCGGCACGGTGCTCGGCGCCTGCGACTCGGGTCCAGCGGCCAAGCCGAAGGCAGCTCCCGGCGACCTGCTCGTCGTGGAGACGCAGGCGGGACTCGCGGTCGTGGACGCCGGCACCGGCCAGGTCACACTGCCCGCCGCCCCGTCGATCGTCACGAGTGACCGCACCCGGCTGGTCCGTACCGAGTGGACCGGCAAGGGCACCAAGCTGGCGACCCACGGGCTGCCCACCGGCGAGGTGGTCTCCGGGAGCGTGGTCCGCGACAAGCTGGCGGCGCGCGTCGTCTCCGCCGAAGGGCGCCTCGTCGCGCTCGCTCCACCCGCCGGGCCGCGTAGCCGTACCACCATCGCGGTCGCCGACGGCAGCGGCGAGCGGACCCGCGTCGACCTGCCGGGCAACCTCGACCCCGAGGCGTTCGACGTCACCGGGCAGTACCTCTTTGTCCTGGACTACCTGCCGCCAACCGCGCCGGACCGGTACCGCGTCCGCGCCCTCAACCTGCGCTCCGGCGCCCTTGAGCCGCTGCTGACCCGAAACAAGGCGGTCCTGCCGCCAGGTGCCGAGGAGGAGATGCGCGGCCAGGGCCGGCAGGCGGTGTACGACGCGAAGCGGCAGCAGCTCTTCACGCTTTACACCCACCAGCCCGACCACCTGCACAGCCGCGACCTCCTGGCCGGTGCGCGGGACAGCGCGCCGCACGTACACGCTTTCGTGCACACGCTGCACCTGGGTCAGCGGTGGGCGTACTGCATCGACCTGCCGGAGCCGTTCGGTGTCCGGGCGGCCGACCGCCACGCGATCGCCCTCAGCGGCGACGGACTGCGGCTCTGCGTCGTCGACGCGGTCACCGGCACGGTCGCGGTGATCGACCCGGAGGGCCTCACGGTGGCGAGCACCGCTCCACTCGCCGCACCGGCCGGCGCGGGACCGGCGACCGCCGCCCTCACCGCCGACGGCGGGCGGCTCGTCGTGGGCGGCGGCGACAAGGTTGTGGTCATGCCGATGGGTACCTCCGGCGCCGCCACCCGGTGGTCGACCGGCTCGCCGGTGCGCGGGTTGGCGCTGCTCGACGGCACCGAGAAGGTGTACGTGGGCCAGGAGGGCGCCATCACCGCGCACGACCTGACCACCGGCAAGCAGCTGTCCCGAACCGCGGTGCCCGGCCTGGTCTCGATCCGCCAGGTCATCGCCCGCTGACCTAAACGAGCGTTCGGGCCGCCTTCACCGTGGCCTCCACGTCGGCCTCATTGTTGACGATCGTCGTACCGAACCGCAGCAACGTCGGCCGGTAAGGCGTCGCGCTGGCTACGACCTTGAGGCCGCGCAGCCGGGCCACGGCCTCGTCGACGCTGACCTCGGGCACCTGGCAGCAGACGACACCGGCGGACAGGTCCGGGCTCTTCGGCGTCATCAGCTTGAGCCCGCCGATACCCGCGAGCCCGTCCTTGAGGGCGGTCGCCAGCTCGTGGGTGCGTGCCGCGACCCGCGGCCGCCCGATCGCCTTGTGAAAGTCGAACGCCTCGGCTAGCGCCCACCTGTGCTCGAAGCTGTGGTAGCCACCCGGTGTGGCCGCCGGGCCGGGCGGGGTGGCGCCGCCGTCGAAGCCGAGCCACGCGCCGATGCTGCGCCCGTCGAACGTGGGGATCAGCGGTGTGAACCGCGCCCAACCCTCGGTCGACCCCCAGACAAGCCCGGTGCCGCGCGGGCCGAGCAGCCACTTGTGGCACCCGGAGACAAGGAAGTCGCAGCCGAGGTCGCCCGGACTGGCGTCTTCCGCGCCGAAGCCGTGCACCGCGTCGACACAGAGCAGCACGCCGCGCCCCCGCAGCGCGTCGGCCATCGCCCGGATCGGCAGCTTGACCCCGGTGCTGGAATGCACCCAGGTCACCGCCACCACCTTGGTGCGCGCGGTCACCGCCCGGGTCAGGTTGCCCACGATCTCGTCGGTGCTGGCGGCGGCGGGGTCGGCGTAGAGCCGGGCCCGCCGAACGGTCGCCCCGTCGCGCTCGGCCCGCAGCCGCAGCGACTCGTGCGTCGCGTAAAAGTCGTGCTCGGTGGTCAGCACCTCGTCGCCCGGCCCGAGCCGCAGCCCGCTGTAAAGCAGCCCCAGCCCCATCGTGGTCGAGTCGGTGAACGCGATGTCGTCCAGCCGCGCGTCCAGGTAGTCGGCGGCCGCCACCGCGACCCGCTCGTCCAGCCGGGCCTCGTTTTCGTGCAGGTAGCCGATCGCGTCCGCGTCCAGCCCGGCGCGGTGCCGCTCGATCGACGCGCGGACCGGCGCCGGATGCGGCGCGAACACGAAGGTGGACAGATGCGCGATTTGGGGATCGACCGCGAACTGGGCCCGTACGCTGGCCCAGTCCGTGGGAATCAGAGGCGGCGCGCTCGCAGGCGCGGGCGCCGCCGCCGGCTCCTCTTCGCACGCCGAGGCCGCACCCACCAGCCCGGCCGCTGCCGCCACCCCCAGCAGGCTTCGCCGTCTCATGCCGATAGCCTGCGCCGTCGAGGTCACGATCAGGATGCGGCGTTACCTTCCGGCTCCACCGGCCCGAGAATCGGGCGCTTTGCGGTGATCAGGTCTCCCGAGGAACGGCCGGTGATACGGCGCTTGACCCACGGCGCGAAATAGCGCCCGGCCCAGCGCAGGTCGGCCGCGCGGGCGGCCAGCCAGGGGCTGGGCTCTGGACGTGGCGGCACCAGCAGCCACTCCTCGTCGCAGCCCACGCCGAGCGCGTTCAGCACGTGCCCGGCGACGCGGCGGTGGCCGAGCTCGGACAGGTGCAGGCGGTCGACGCTCCACATCAGCGGGTGGTGAAAGGCCGGGTCCTCGTTGAGGTTGACCAGCTTGGCGCCGGTCGACTTCGCGGCCTGCTCCACCGCCTGGTTGAGCAGGGTCCCGCGCGGCAGGGTGATCCGCGCGCCCGGCAGCCGGGTGACCCAGGCATCCGAAAACCGGAAGAGGATCACGTCGGCGCCGCTGCCGCGCAGCTCCTCGACGACCTTGAAGAAACGCTCGATCAACGAACCAAGATCGAAGTTGCGGCGCAACATGTCGTTGCCGCCCGCCGCGAAGCTGATCAGGTCGGGGCGCATCGCCAGCGCCGCCGGTACCTGCTCGGACACCACGCCGGGAAACAGCCGCCCCCGGATCGCCAGGTTTGCGTACCGGAAGTCCGGCCCGACCTCGGCCGCCAACCGCGTCGCCACGAGATCCGCCCACCCGCGGTAGACACCCTTCTGCGGGTACGGATCGTCCATTCCTTCGGTAAAGCTGTCCCCGACCGCCACAAAACTGCGCCAACTCACGATGGCCAGGGTAATGCGGGTGCCCTGACCCTCTGCCGGTGCCTACGCTGCGCACATGTTGTTGCGGATGTCCACGCTCTTCCTTCGTACGCTGCGCGAGGACCCCGCCGACGCTGACGTGCCAAGCCACCGGCTGCTGCTGCGGGCGGGCATGATCCGGCGGGCCGCGCCGGGCGGGTTCACCTGGCTGCCGCTGGGCAAGCTCGTGCTCGACCGGGTCACTCAGGTGGTCCGCGAGGAGATGGCGGCGATCGGCGGCCAGGAGGTGTCGTTTCCGTCACTCCTGCCGCGCGAGCCGTACGAGACGAGTGGCCGGTGGACCGAGTACGGCCCGGACATCTTCACGCTCAAGGACCGCCGCGGCGCCGAGTACCTGCTCGCACCCACGCACGAGGAGATGTTCGCCCTGCTCGTGCGGGACACGCTCAGCTCGTACAAGGACTACCCGGTGATCCTCTACCAGGTGCAGAGCAAGTTTCGCGACGAGGCGCGGCCGCGGGCGGGGCTGCTGCGCGGGCGCGAGTTCCTGATGAAGGACGCGTACTCGTTCGACCTGGACGACGCCGGCCTCGCCGCGGCGTACGAGAAGCACCGCGGCGCGTACCAGCGGATCTTCGACCGCCTGGGGTTGGACTACTCGATCGTCGCCGCGATGTCCGGCGCGATGGGCGGCTCGGCGTCCGAGGAGTTCCTCGCCGTCTCGCCGGTGGGCGAAGACACGTTCGTCGGGTGCACCCACTGCGACTACGCGGCAAACACCGAGGCCGTGCGGACACCCGTGCCGCCGGCGCGCGACCCCGCCGCACAACCCGCGCTCGAAGTGCACGACACCCCGGACACCCCGACGATTGACACGCTCGTCGCGCTCGCCAACTCACGCCGCCTCGGCGGGCGTGCGGACTGGACCGCCGCCGACACCCTCAAAAACGTCGTGGTCACCGTCTCGCCGCCCGGCGCCGAGCCGTACCTCCTTGTCATCGGGGTCCCTGGCGACCGTGAGGTGGACCTGAAGCGCGCGGCTGCCGCGCTGCACCCCGCGGGCGTCGCGATGTTCGACGAGTGGGCGAGCCGGTCCGACCTGGTCCGCGGCTACATCGGTCCGCAGAAGCTCTCCCTGCGCTACCTCGTGGACCCCCGCGTCGTCCCCGGCACGTCGTGGCTGACCGGCGCCAACGAGCCCGGTCGTCACGCGATCAACGTGGTGTGCGGCCGCGACTTCACGCCGGACGGCACAATCGAGGCGGCCGAGGTGCGCGCCGGCGACCCCTGCCCGGCGTGCGGCGTGGGCACGCTCACGATGCGCCGCGGGATCGAGATCGGGCACATCTTCCAGCTCGGCCGCCGCTACACGGACCTCTTCCAGGTGGACGCGCTCGGCCCCGACGGCAAGCCGGTGCGGCCCACCATGGGCTCCTACGGCATCGGCCTCTCCCGCGCGGTCGCGGCGGTCGCCGAGCAGCACCACGACGAGCGGGGTCTGATGTGGCCGCGCGACGTGGCGCCGTTCGACGTGCACGTGATCGCCGCCGGCAAAGACCTCGGCTCCGCGGCGGTCGAGCTTGGCGGTCGCCTCGCCGCCCGCGGCCGGCGGGTGCTGGTCGACGACCGGACGCAGGTCTCCGCCGGGGTGAAGTTCACCGACGCCGAGCTGATCGGCATCCCTGAGGCCGTCGTGGTCGGGCGCCGTTTCAAGGAGGGGTACGTGGAATGGCGTGACCGGGCCACGGGCGAGCGCTCCGAGGTGTCTCTCGACC
The window above is part of the Phytohabitans houttuyneae genome. Proteins encoded here:
- a CDS encoding proline--tRNA ligase — translated: MLLRMSTLFLRTLREDPADADVPSHRLLLRAGMIRRAAPGGFTWLPLGKLVLDRVTQVVREEMAAIGGQEVSFPSLLPREPYETSGRWTEYGPDIFTLKDRRGAEYLLAPTHEEMFALLVRDTLSSYKDYPVILYQVQSKFRDEARPRAGLLRGREFLMKDAYSFDLDDAGLAAAYEKHRGAYQRIFDRLGLDYSIVAAMSGAMGGSASEEFLAVSPVGEDTFVGCTHCDYAANTEAVRTPVPPARDPAAQPALEVHDTPDTPTIDTLVALANSRRLGGRADWTAADTLKNVVVTVSPPGAEPYLLVIGVPGDREVDLKRAAAALHPAGVAMFDEWASRSDLVRGYIGPQKLSLRYLVDPRVVPGTSWLTGANEPGRHAINVVCGRDFTPDGTIEAAEVRAGDPCPACGVGTLTMRRGIEIGHIFQLGRRYTDLFQVDALGPDGKPVRPTMGSYGIGLSRAVAAVAEQHHDERGLMWPRDVAPFDVHVIAAGKDLGSAAVELGGRLAARGRRVLVDDRTQVSAGVKFTDAELIGIPEAVVVGRRFKEGYVEWRDRATGERSEVSLDRV
- a CDS encoding acetyl-CoA carboxylase biotin carboxylase subunit; amino-acid sequence: MIESLLVANRGEIARRVIRTAKRLGVRAIAVHSEADAALPFVAEADEAINIGPANPALSYRNGEAILAAAKATGAQAVHPGYGFLSENADFARAVETNGLLWVGPGPDAITAMGDKINARNLMAAAGVPVAPGTTDPAATVEAAVEAAASIGYPVMVKAAAGGGGMGMGVAVDEAALHTEYQKVRSFAERMFGDGSVLIERYFPRVRHIEVQILGLADGRVVALGERECSVQRRNQKLLEESPSPAVTPELRERLLAAAVRAGEAVGYRNAGTVECLFDPGSGDFFFLEMNTRLQVEHPVTELVYGLDLVEEQLRVAAGLPPAFDPDALAPRGHAIELRVNAEDPKRFLPGPGAITAWNEPSGEGVRVDSGYAAGTTVTPFYDSLMAKLIVYAGDRASAIERARAAVAGFEIAGPKCNLPFFAELLDNDEFISGDYDTGIVARMR
- a CDS encoding aminotransferase class V-fold PLP-dependent enzyme; amino-acid sequence: MRRRSLLGVAAAAGLVGAASACEEEPAAAPAPASAPPLIPTDWASVRAQFAVDPQIAHLSTFVFAPHPAPVRASIERHRAGLDADAIGYLHENEARLDERVAVAAADYLDARLDDIAFTDSTTMGLGLLYSGLRLGPGDEVLTTEHDFYATHESLRLRAERDGATVRRARLYADPAAASTDEIVGNLTRAVTARTKVVAVTWVHSSTGVKLPIRAMADALRGRGVLLCVDAVHGFGAEDASPGDLGCDFLVSGCHKWLLGPRGTGLVWGSTEGWARFTPLIPTFDGRSIGAWLGFDGGATPPGPAATPGGYHSFEHRWALAEAFDFHKAIGRPRVAARTHELATALKDGLAGIGGLKLMTPKSPDLSAGVVCCQVPEVSVDEAVARLRGLKVVASATPYRPTLLRFGTTIVNNEADVEATVKAARTLV
- a CDS encoding SGNH/GDSL hydrolase family protein — its product is MSWRSFVAVGDSFTEGMDDPYPQKGVYRGWADLVATRLAAEVGPDFRYANLAIRGRLFPGVVSEQVPAALAMRPDLISFAAGGNDMLRRNFDLGSLIERFFKVVEELRGSGADVILFRFSDAWVTRLPGARITLPRGTLLNQAVEQAAKSTGAKLVNLNEDPAFHHPLMWSVDRLHLSELGHRRVAGHVLNALGVGCDEEWLLVPPRPEPSPWLAARAADLRWAGRYFAPWVKRRITGRSSGDLITAKRPILGPVEPEGNAAS
- a CDS encoding TetR/AcrR family transcriptional regulator; protein product: MTVEQQTSSVPARRRTRRDEIIEIAVGLFAARGYHGVSMDDIGSAAGVTGPALYHHFAGKEAMLVAALIPVSEGLLEGGRARVATHPDDARAALESLIDFHVEFALANPAVIALHLHELDRLPEEPRRQIRRLQRLYVEEWVNVLTNLRPELVAGEARVLAHAAFGLMNSTPFLGGEVERERRAALLREATLAALVGP